Below is a window of Enterobacter kobei DNA.
GGATCCTGCATCGCGCGGGCGAGGTCATCGAGGGTATTAAACAGGTCCAGCCCCTGACCAAATATCTCCCCCACCGACACGTTGGTATCCATCACCACACCGTTAGAAACCGTGGCGGTACGGTGATTCATATTGCCGTGATAGACATATTCGTCCCCCTCCCCGTCGCCATCGGTGTCGTCATAGCTGATGGGGGGCGTATCGTTGACCGTACCGCCAAAGATGTAGTGACCGTCTTCATCCTGATAGTTGAGCGCCGCCACCATCGATTCGGTCAACGACTGGATCTCCTGGCCATACCCCGCCAGTGATTCGGCGGTATTGGTGCCGTTCGCCGCTTCCAGCAAATCATCGCGGATCGCCAGCAGGCTGTTGTTGACGCCGTCGAGCACGCTCTCCTGCTGGCTCATGCCGGATGAGACGCTGTTGATATTGCTCTGGTACTGTTCGATGGCGGCCTGCTGGCGATCGAGCTGGGTGATCCTTGCTGCGGCAATGGGGTCATCTGACGGCAATATAATGCGTTGCCCGGTCGCCATCTGCGTGACCACATGCTCCAGCTGCGCCGACAGGTTGGTGAAGCGGGTGGTCATGGTGCTGTAGGATTGTTGAGTGCTTACGCGCATAGTCTGTCGTTTCCGGTTGCTCAGAACATCTCAAGTACGGAGTCAAAAATTTCCGCACCGGTAGAAATCACTTTCAGGTTGGCCTGATAAATCTGGGTATAGGTGATGAGATTCACAGCTTCTTCATCCATGCTGACGCCGCTGACGCTCATCTGCTGGTTTTGCGCTTCGTTGTAGACGTTGCTGGCAGACTGCGCTTCTGTCTGGTTCTGGCGGCTGTAGATACCGATATTGCTGATCAGCGTCGAACAGGCGTTGCCAACGGTGACGCTGCCGAGGCCTTCGATTTCCATCGGCTCGGTAGAAATGTTAATCAGCGCCTGTAAGTTGTCGCTGTTGCCGGTTTCGTCCGGTGAGCCGGAGAACGCCAGCTCGTCTTCGCTGATGTCCGGGTTAACCAGCAGCGGGCCGTCCGGGCTGGCAGGATCGTAAATAAACAGCGGCGCGCCGGGGTTGCCGTTGAGATCGTAGCCCGCCGCCAGTTGGCTGTTGACCGCATTCGTAAACTGTTCGGCGATACTGTTGATGGTGGCGGTCATCGGATCCAGCACGTCGCTCTGGTAGGAAAAAAGCGCCCCCAGCGAGCCACCGGTATCCTCCGTCATGCTGTAGGTCGTCCCGGCGAAGGTCAGTTCCATGCACGGTGTGCCGTCTGCATTACTGCTCATCGCAATGGTCGAGCAGTCCTGGCCGCTGACCAGCGGCTGGCCGTTCGGCAGAGAGATGTTGTAATTACCGCGATCGTCTATCTGCACCTGCACATCCACCAGGCCGCTTAACTGCTGCACCATCTGGTCACGGGCGTCATACAGCGCGGACGCGTTATCGCCGTTGGCTTCCGCCTCGGCGATCTGCTGGTTATAGCCCGCGATGCCGGTGGTCAGGCTGTTGATCTGCGCAATGGTCGCCTGCTCCTGGCTTAGCAGTTCATTGCTCTGGGACTGGATGTAGTCGCAGGTGTTGTTAAAGCGCAGCGCCAGCGCGTTCGCTTCGCTGATCACCTGCTGACGCAGGGCGGAGTCGTCCGGGTTGGCGGACGCCTCATTCAGCGCGGCAAAAAAGTTATCGAAGCCGCCGCTGAGGCTGCTGTTCGGATCGCTTAACACGGTTTCCAGCTGCGTCAGGTACTGCTGCTGGGTGCTGTAAAAGCCGTTGTCGCTGGCGGCATACCACACCTGATTGACCAGATACTGATTCGATACGCGGCAGATGCTGTCCACCTGCACGCCATTGCCCGCACTGTTCACCGCACCACCGCTTGCGCCGATGGTGCTGGTCATCGCCACCTGCCGGGTGTAGCCCGGCGTCATGGCGTTGGCCGTGTTCTGCGCCGTGACGTTGAGCTGCACCTGGGCGGCAGATGCCCCGCTGTAGCCAATATTAATCATGTCCATCTGGTACTCCTTGTCGGGTATGGCCCGGCTAAAAAATTCGCGTTAGCAAACTAAAGCGACCGGACCGCGCCGGTTCTTAAACGTTAATCGTGATGCGGTGCCGACAGCTGCTTGACCAGCATCTCCGCGATGCCGATCCCCTGGTGTTTAGCCAGTTCATCGCACAGCGCGTCGTCGTAAAATCCCTGCATCATGCGCACGGAATCGCTGTTAAACGGGTTGTCTTTGGAATCGAACAGCTCGTTCACCTTGCGCATCTCTTTCATCAGGCTGCGCATGAAAATCGCTTCAAACTGGGCAGACGCTTCTTTTATGTCATGGTCACGCACCGCCGCGGCATCGGGGCGATCCGGGGTACGCAAGGCCTGGGTTAACACGGCGAGTTTTTCCATCAGATCACCTCCAGATCGGCATCCAGCGCGCCCGCTTCATGCAGCGCCTGCAAAATCGACATCACATCGTCCGGCGATGCGCCAAGACCGTTCAGCACGCTGACCAGCGTTTTCAGGCTGGTGGATTCCGGCAAGGCAATCATCTGCGGACGCGCATGATCGACGTTGACGTTGCTGTCCGGCGACGCCACGGTGCGGCCGCGCGCCATGGCGTTCGGCTGGCTGACGCGGGTGGTTTCCGAGATCGACACCGTGAGATTACCGTGGGACACCGCCGCGGCATGTAGCGCCACGCCGTCTCCCATCACCACCGTACCGGTACGGGCGTTAAACACCACTCTGGCGCGTACCCGCTCCGCCTGTACCTGCACATCCTCCAGCTGCGACATAAAGGCGACGCGCGCGCCCGCGTCCGTAGGGGCAATGACTTCCACGTTGGTGGAGCTTTTCGCCGTGGCCAGACCGCCACCAAAAGCGAGGTTGATTGCCGCCGCAATGTTATTGGCATCTTTAAAGCTCGGTCGCTTGAGGTTGAGCATCACCGCATTGCTCATGCCGAAGTCGCTGGGAATTTCCCGCTCCACCGACGCACCGTTAGGGATGCGTCCGCTGGTGGGGGTGTTGACCGTGACGCTGGAGCCGCTGGCCCCGCTGGCGTTCATGCCGCCGACCACCACGTTCCCCTGCGCCAGCGCATAAACTTCGCCGTCCGCGCCGTGCAGTTGCGTCAGCAGCAGCGTGCCGCCGCGCAGGCTTTTCGCATCGCCAATGGAGGAGACCGTGACATCAATATTCTGCCCGCGCGCATACATCGGCGGCAGCGTGGCGCTGACCGCGACGGCGGCGACGTTTTTCACCTTTGGATCGATTTTCGACGGCAGTTGCACGCCAAACTGGCGCAGCATATTGGTGATGGTCTGGTTGGTGAACTTCACCTGGTTTTTATCGCCGGTGCCGTCAAGCCCGACCACCAGGCTGTAGCCGATTAACTGATTGCCGCGCACGCCCTGAATATCCACCAGCGACTCCAGCGACTGGGCATGGACGGTAAACAGCGTCAGCATTAAGGTGATCAGCAGCAGCCAGCGCCCCTGCGGGCGGGCGCATCCTGTAAAGCAATTCATAAATAACTCCGGGTTACAGCGGGAACAGAGGATGGTTGAACAGCCGCGTCAGCCAGCCGGCGGCATTGGCGTCGCTGAGCGCCCCGCGTCCGGCGTAGGAAATACGCGCATTGCCGATCCGCTGCGAAGAAACGGTGTTGTCGTTCTGCACGTCGTCAGCACGCACAAGTCCGCTCAGACGGATATATTCATCCCCCTGATTGAGGGTCAGCCACTTCTCGCCGCGGATCTCCATCACGCCATTTGGCAAAACCTGATGAACCGACACGGTGATCGAACCGTGAAGACTGTTTTGCTGCTGTGAGCTGGCTCCGCCATCAAAGCTGCGGTCAGCGTCAGCGGAGCTTTCCAGTTTGTCTTTGGTTTTGCCAAAAATCGTGGGGGCCGCGATATCCAGACTGCTGCTCTTGTCGAAATTGGTTTTCGCCTGTTTGCTGGACTGGGTAGACTCATCGAGGATCACCGTCAGAATATCGCCCACGCGATAGGCACGGCGATCCGCGGTAAGCGACCAGTTATAGCCCGCCTGAAACACGCCGCCCGCG
It encodes the following:
- the flgK gene encoding flagellar hook-associated protein FlgK yields the protein MDMINIGYSGASAAQVQLNVTAQNTANAMTPGYTRQVAMTSTIGASGGAVNSAGNGVQVDSICRVSNQYLVNQVWYAASDNGFYSTQQQYLTQLETVLSDPNSSLSGGFDNFFAALNEASANPDDSALRQQVISEANALALRFNNTCDYIQSQSNELLSQEQATIAQINSLTTGIAGYNQQIAEAEANGDNASALYDARDQMVQQLSGLVDVQVQIDDRGNYNISLPNGQPLVSGQDCSTIAMSSNADGTPCMELTFAGTTYSMTEDTGGSLGALFSYQSDVLDPMTATINSIAEQFTNAVNSQLAAGYDLNGNPGAPLFIYDPASPDGPLLVNPDISEDELAFSGSPDETGNSDNLQALINISTEPMEIEGLGSVTVGNACSTLISNIGIYSRQNQTEAQSASNVYNEAQNQQMSVSGVSMDEEAVNLITYTQIYQANLKVISTGAEIFDSVLEMF
- a CDS encoding rod-binding protein, which gives rise to MEKLAVLTQALRTPDRPDAAAVRDHDIKEASAQFEAIFMRSLMKEMRKVNELFDSKDNPFNSDSVRMMQGFYDDALCDELAKHQGIGIAEMLVKQLSAPHHD
- a CDS encoding flagellar basal body P-ring protein FlgI — its product is MLTLFTVHAQSLESLVDIQGVRGNQLIGYSLVVGLDGTGDKNQVKFTNQTITNMLRQFGVQLPSKIDPKVKNVAAVAVSATLPPMYARGQNIDVTVSSIGDAKSLRGGTLLLTQLHGADGEVYALAQGNVVVGGMNASGASGSSVTVNTPTSGRIPNGASVEREIPSDFGMSNAVMLNLKRPSFKDANNIAAAINLAFGGGLATAKSSTNVEVIAPTDAGARVAFMSQLEDVQVQAERVRARVVFNARTGTVVMGDGVALHAAAVSHGNLTVSISETTRVSQPNAMARGRTVASPDSNVNVDHARPQMIALPESTSLKTLVSVLNGLGASPDDVMSILQALHEAGALDADLEVI
- the flgH gene encoding flagellar basal body L-ring protein FlgH; this encodes MNKYLWLLMALPLLSGCESQAMLVNKDDAAFAPPTAAAAPTPEGRAGGVFQAGYNWSLTADRRAYRVGDILTVILDESTQSSKQAKTNFDKSSSLDIAAPTIFGKTKDKLESSADADRSFDGGASSQQQNSLHGSITVSVHQVLPNGVMEIRGEKWLTLNQGDEYIRLSGLVRADDVQNDNTVSSQRIGNARISYAGRGALSDANAAGWLTRLFNHPLFPL
- the flgL gene encoding flagellar hook-associated protein FlgL, with product MRVSTQQSYSTMTTRFTNLSAQLEHVVTQMATGQRIILPSDDPIAAARITQLDRQQAAIEQYQSNINSVSSGMSQQESVLDGVNNSLLAIRDDLLEAANGTNTAESLAGYGQEIQSLTESMVAALNYQDEDGHYIFGGTVNDTPPISYDDTDGDGEGDEYVYHGNMNHRTATVSNGVVMDTNVSVGEIFGQGLDLFNTLDDLARAMQDPTVDPVAMQDEISHAINVIDESADSLNTAIASLGERQNTMSMLSDAQTGIANSNADLIGQLGDLDYGPASITFAGLEMAMEATMKTYSKVSELNLFSVI